One region of Mus musculus strain C57BL/6J chromosome 3, GRCm38.p6 C57BL/6J genomic DNA includes:
- the Rusc1 gene encoding RUN and SH3 domain-containing protein 1 isoform X1, whose translation MAEAQSGTGQLQEQKKGLLIAVSASVDKIISHFGAARNLVQKAQLGDSRLSPDVGHLVLTTLCPALHALVADGLKPFRKDLITGQRRSSPWSVVEASVKPGSCTHSMGSLYSQVSRLAPLSSSRSRFHAFILGLLNTKQLELWFSSLQEDAGLLSLLYLPTGFFSLARGSCPSLATELLLLLQPLSVLTFHLDLLFEHHHHLPVGLQQAPAPSCPPPALQQTMQAVLHWGERLAQSLRGTSGESTTDSSTPSARPPAGSWWDQLTQASRVYASGGTEGFPLLRWGPRRHGTTAEAAQEAPPPTEQTTPGRSVWLGRLFGVPGCPSETESGAFKSRRPSSWLPPTVSVLALVKRGTPPETPPEALVSSPGSVVQADRAVRALCDHTAAGPDQLSFQRGELLRVIATVDEDWLRCGRDGVEGLVPVGYTSLVL comes from the exons ATGGCAGAAGCCCAGAGTGGGACTGGCCAGCTGCAGGAGCAGAAGAAAG GTCTCCTGATAGCTGTCAGCGCTTCAGTGGACAAAATCATCTCGCATTTTGGGGCTGCTAGGAACTTGGTTCAGAAG GCTCAATTGGGGGATAGCCGACTGAGCCCAGATGTGGGGCATCTGGTATTGACCACCCTCTGCCCGGCCCTCCATGCTTTGGTGGCTGATGGGCTGAAGCCATTCCGGAAGGACCTCATCACTGGACAgcggaggagcagcccttggagTGTGGTGGAGGCATCTGTGAAACCAG GTTCCTGCACACATTCGATGGGATCTCTGTACAGCCAGGTCAGCCGACTGGCCCCTCTGAGTAGCAGCCGCAGCCGCTTCCACGCCTTCATCCTGGGCCTCCTCAA caCCAAACAGTTGGAACTGTGGTTTTCCAGCCTCCAGGAGGATGCAG GCCTACTGTCCCTCTTGTATCTGCCCACCGGATTCTTCTCCCTGGCTCGTGGTAGCTGTCCATCCCTGGCTACagagctgctgcttctgctgcagcCACTGTCGGTGCTCACCTTCCACCTGGACCTGCTCTttgagcaccaccaccacctacccGTGGGCCTGCAGCAGGCTCCTGCCCCTTCATGCCCCCCTCCCGCCCTCCAGCAGACTATGCAGGCTGTGCTGCACTGGGGGGAACGTTTGGCTCAGAGTCTCCGAGGGACTTCAGGGGAGAGCACTACAGACTCTTCAACCCCTTCAGCACGCCCTCCAGCAGGCAGTTGGTGGGATCAGCTGACCCAGGCTTCTCGGGTCTATGCCTCTGGAGGCACTGAGGGCTTCCCTCTTCTCCGGTGGGGACCCAGGCGTCATGGAACTACAGCTGAGGCGGCACAGGAGGCACCTCCGCCCACGGAACAAACCACACCAGGCAGAAGCGTGTGGTTGGGGCGGCTATTTGGTGTGCCTGGGTGCCCCTCAGAAACTGAGAGTGGCGCCTTCAAGTCTAG GAGACCATCCAGCTGGTTGCCCCCAACAGTAAGTGTGCTGGCTCTGGTGAAGAGGGGGACACCTCCTGAGACTCCTCCTGAGGCGCTTGTGAGCTCACCAGGCAGCGTGGTGCAGGCTGACAG GGCAGTCCGGGCTCTCTGTGACCACACTGCTGCAGGACCTGACCAATTGAGCTTCCAGCGTGGGGAATTGCTTCGAGTCATTGCCACAGTGGATGAAGACTGGCTTCGCTGTGGGCGGGATGGTGTGGAGGGACTGGTGCCCGTGGGATACACTTCCCTTG
- the Rusc1 gene encoding RUN and SH3 domain-containing protein 1 isoform 1 (isoform 1 is encoded by transcript variant 1) translates to MLSPQRALLCNLNHIHLQHVSLGLHLSRRPELREGPLSTPPPPGDTGGKESRGPCSGTLVDANSNSPAVPCRCCQEHGSSIENQQDPSQEEEAVSPSDPGCSSSLSSCSDLSPDESPVSVYSRDLPGNEDANPQPSTLELGSPLAPAGPSTCSPDSFCCSPDSCSGISSPPGPDLDSNCNALTTCQDLPSPGLEEEEDSGEQDLATSELSETEDGRIDAGKAEPSWKINPIWKIDTEKTEAGWKTIEDSDSGRKTDENTNSSLKTESGKLASCLNTNSGSKIDAGKTDGGWRGDVSQEPVPHRTITSFHELAQKRKRGPGLPLVPQAKKDRSDWLIVFSPDTELPPTGSLGGSLAPPREVTTFKELRSRSRAQPPPVPPRDPPAGWALVPPRPPPPPVPPRRKKNRLGLQPIAEGLSEEGRAASPRAGEEASASQEPEEPRAHAVAGPSLFPRPPVFRFSADGRPLLEGGGAGAPGSLLFTPLTGWSNSRLRLLGAASPPEEQLLPVRLSPVGAYSPPTRGALPCLASPELALLLSPLFPRSSTFPAAAPLPRQVPAPPLPTPPCPPTAPRWTRRPPPPPRQLRSSWSFAGVPGAQRLWMAEAQSGTGQLQEQKKGLLIAVSASVDKIISHFGAARNLVQKAQLGDSRLSPDVGHLVLTTLCPALHALVADGLKPFRKDLITGQRRSSPWSVVEASVKPGSCTHSMGSLYSQVSRLAPLSSSRSRFHAFILGLLNTKQLELWFSSLQEDAGLLSLLYLPTGFFSLARGSCPSLATELLLLLQPLSVLTFHLDLLFEHHHHLPVGLQQAPAPSCPPPALQQTMQAVLHWGERLAQSLRGTSGESTTDSSTPSARPPAGSWWDQLTQASRVYASGGTEGFPLLRWGPRRHGTTAEAAQEAPPPTEQTTPGRSVWLGRLFGVPGCPSETESGAFKSRRPSSWLPPTVSVLALVKRGTPPETPPEALVSSPGSVVQADRAVRALCDHTAAGPDQLSFQRGELLRVIATVDEDWLRCGRDGVEGLVPVGYTSLVL, encoded by the exons ATGCTGTCCCCTCAGCGGGCTTTACTCTGCAACCTCAATCACATCCATCTCCAGCATGTCTCCCTAGGCCTGCACTTGTCCCGCCGTCCTGAACTACGAGAGGGGCCTCTGAGCACACCCCCGCCCCCGGGAGACACCGGGGGCAAGGAAAGCAGGGGGCCCTGCAGCGGGACCCTTGTGGATGCCAACTCCAACAGTCCAGCTGTGCCCTGTAGATGCTGCCAGGAGCACGGGTCCAGCATAGAAAATCAGCAGGACCCTtcccaggaggaagaggctgTTTCCCCTTCAGATCCAGGATGCTCTTcctctctcagctcctgctcaGACCTTAGCCCTGATGAGTCTCCAGTGTCAGTCTACTCGCGAGACCTGCCTGGTAATGAGGATGCAAACCCTCAGCCTAGCACCTTGGAGCTGGGCTCTCCTCTGGCTCCAGCGGGCCCTAGCACCTGCTCTCCAGACAGTTTCTGTTGCTCTCCTGATTCTTGCTCTGGAATATCTTCTCCACCTGGACCTGACCTGGACTCGAACTGCAACGCCCTGACCACCTGCCAGGACCTACCTTCCCCAGgcttggaggaagaggaagacagtgGGGAACAGGATCTTGCTACCTCTGAGCTCTCAGAGACCGAAGATGGGAGAATCGACGCAGGGAAAGCAGAGCCCAGTTGGAAAATTAACCCCATTTGGAAAATTGACACAGAGAAAACTGAAGCTGGGTGGAAAACCATCGAGGACAGTGACTCTGGTCGGAAAACAGACGAAAATACAAACTCGAGCTTAAAAACGGAATCTGGGAAATTGGCTTCTTGTTTGAACACCAATTCTGGTTCGAAAATAGATGCAGGGAAAACTGATGGGGGATGGAGAGGTGACGTCAGCCAGGAGCCGGTGCCCCATCGGACAATCACGTCCTTCCATGAGCTGGCCCAGAAGCGCAAGCGGGGTCCAGGGCTGCCCCTTGTGCCGCAGGCCAAGAAAGATCGCAGCGACTGGCTCATAGTCTTCTCGCCCGACACTGAGCTCCCGCCGACTGGGTCCTTGGGAGGTTCTTTGGCACCTCCCCGAGAAGTCACCACCTTCAAGGAACTCCGGTCGAGAAGCCGAGCCCAGCCTCCGCCAGTCCCGCCCCGGGACCCCCCGGCTGGGTGGGCTTTGGTCCCGCCTCGACCGCCTCCCCCACCCGTCCCTCCGCGGAGGAAGAAAAATCGACTTGGGCTGCAGCCTATTGCAGAGGGGCTGTCGGAGGAGGGCAGGGCGGCCAGCCCCCGGGCTGGTGAGGAGGCATCCGCCTCGCAGGAGCCGGAGGAACCGCGCGCGCACGCCGTGG CCGGTCCCTCGCTATTCCCTCGGCCCCCGGTTTTCCGGTTCTCGGCCGACGGGCGCCCCCTGTTGGAGGGTGGGGGCGCGGGCGCACCCGGGTCCCTGCTCTTTACGCCTCTGACCGGGTGGTCCAATTCCCGGCTCCGGCTGCTGGGGGCAGCGAGTCCCCCGGAGGAGCAGCTCCTGCCTGTGCGCCTATCCCCAGTGGGAGCTTATTCTCCTCCCACTCGGGGGGCCTTGCCTTGCCTGGCCAGCCCCGAACTGGCACTGCTGCTATCCCCGCTCTTTCCCAGAAGTAGCACCTTCCCCGCCGCGGCGCCCCTACCCCGCCAGGTTCCCGCCCCCCCGCTGCCAACACCACCGTGTCCGCCGACCGCCCCTCGCTGGACCAGAAGGCCACCACCTCCGCCCAGGCAAC TGCGCAGTTCCTGGTCGTTTGCCGGTGTTCCCGGGGCTCAGCGGCTGTGGATGGCAGAAGCCCAGAGTGGGACTGGCCAGCTGCAGGAGCAGAAGAAAG GTCTCCTGATAGCTGTCAGCGCTTCAGTGGACAAAATCATCTCGCATTTTGGGGCTGCTAGGAACTTGGTTCAGAAG GCTCAATTGGGGGATAGCCGACTGAGCCCAGATGTGGGGCATCTGGTATTGACCACCCTCTGCCCGGCCCTCCATGCTTTGGTGGCTGATGGGCTGAAGCCATTCCGGAAGGACCTCATCACTGGACAgcggaggagcagcccttggagTGTGGTGGAGGCATCTGTGAAACCAG GTTCCTGCACACATTCGATGGGATCTCTGTACAGCCAGGTCAGCCGACTGGCCCCTCTGAGTAGCAGCCGCAGCCGCTTCCACGCCTTCATCCTGGGCCTCCTCAA caCCAAACAGTTGGAACTGTGGTTTTCCAGCCTCCAGGAGGATGCAG GCCTACTGTCCCTCTTGTATCTGCCCACCGGATTCTTCTCCCTGGCTCGTGGTAGCTGTCCATCCCTGGCTACagagctgctgcttctgctgcagcCACTGTCGGTGCTCACCTTCCACCTGGACCTGCTCTttgagcaccaccaccacctacccGTGGGCCTGCAGCAGGCTCCTGCCCCTTCATGCCCCCCTCCCGCCCTCCAGCAGACTATGCAGGCTGTGCTGCACTGGGGGGAACGTTTGGCTCAGAGTCTCCGAGGGACTTCAGGGGAGAGCACTACAGACTCTTCAACCCCTTCAGCACGCCCTCCAGCAGGCAGTTGGTGGGATCAGCTGACCCAGGCTTCTCGGGTCTATGCCTCTGGAGGCACTGAGGGCTTCCCTCTTCTCCGGTGGGGACCCAGGCGTCATGGAACTACAGCTGAGGCGGCACAGGAGGCACCTCCGCCCACGGAACAAACCACACCAGGCAGAAGCGTGTGGTTGGGGCGGCTATTTGGTGTGCCTGGGTGCCCCTCAGAAACTGAGAGTGGCGCCTTCAAGTCTAG GAGACCATCCAGCTGGTTGCCCCCAACAGTAAGTGTGCTGGCTCTGGTGAAGAGGGGGACACCTCCTGAGACTCCTCCTGAGGCGCTTGTGAGCTCACCAGGCAGCGTGGTGCAGGCTGACAG GGCAGTCCGGGCTCTCTGTGACCACACTGCTGCAGGACCTGACCAATTGAGCTTCCAGCGTGGGGAATTGCTTCGAGTCATTGCCACAGTGGATGAAGACTGGCTTCGCTGTGGGCGGGATGGTGTGGAGGGACTGGTGCCCGTGGGATACACTTCCCTTG
- the Rusc1 gene encoding RUN and SH3 domain-containing protein 1 isoform 2 (isoform 2 is encoded by transcript variant 2), translating into MLSPQRALLCNLNHIHLQHVSLGLHLSRRPELREGPLSTPPPPGDTGGKESRGPCSGTLVDANSNSPAVPCRCCQEHGSSIENQQDPSQEEEAVSPSDPGCSSSLSSCSDLSPDESPVSVYSRDLPGNEDANPQPSTLELGSPLAPAGPSTCSPDSFCCSPDSCSGISSPPGPDLDSNCNALTTCQDLPSPGLEEEEDSGEQDLATSELSETEDGRIDAGKAEPSWKINPIWKIDTEKTEAGWKTIEDSDSGRKTDENTNSSLKTESGKLASCLNTNSGSKIDAGKTDGGWRGDVSQEPVPHRTITSFHELAQKRKRGPGLPLVPQAKKDRSDWLIVFSPDTELPPTGSLGGSLAPPREVTTFKELRSRSRAQPPPVPPRDPPAGWALVPPRPPPPPVPPRRKKNRLGLQPIAEGLSEEGRAASPRAGEEASASQEPEEPRAHAVVRSSWSFAGVPGAQRLWMAEAQSGTGQLQEQKKGLLIAVSASVDKIISHFGAARNLVQKAQLGDSRLSPDVGHLVLTTLCPALHALVADGLKPFRKDLITGQRRSSPWSVVEASVKPGSCTHSMGSLYSQVSRLAPLSSSRSRFHAFILGLLNTKQLELWFSSLQEDAGLLSLLYLPTGFFSLARGSCPSLATELLLLLQPLSVLTFHLDLLFEHHHHLPVGLQQAPAPSCPPPALQQTMQAVLHWGERLAQSLRGTSGESTTDSSTPSARPPAGSWWDQLTQASRVYASGGTEGFPLLRWGPRRHGTTAEAAQEAPPPTEQTTPGRSVWLGRLFGVPGCPSETESGAFKSRRPSSWLPPTVSVLALVKRGTPPETPPEALVSSPGSVVQADRAVRALCDHTAAGPDQLSFQRGELLRVIATVDEDWLRCGRDGVEGLVPVGYTSLVL; encoded by the exons ATGCTGTCCCCTCAGCGGGCTTTACTCTGCAACCTCAATCACATCCATCTCCAGCATGTCTCCCTAGGCCTGCACTTGTCCCGCCGTCCTGAACTACGAGAGGGGCCTCTGAGCACACCCCCGCCCCCGGGAGACACCGGGGGCAAGGAAAGCAGGGGGCCCTGCAGCGGGACCCTTGTGGATGCCAACTCCAACAGTCCAGCTGTGCCCTGTAGATGCTGCCAGGAGCACGGGTCCAGCATAGAAAATCAGCAGGACCCTtcccaggaggaagaggctgTTTCCCCTTCAGATCCAGGATGCTCTTcctctctcagctcctgctcaGACCTTAGCCCTGATGAGTCTCCAGTGTCAGTCTACTCGCGAGACCTGCCTGGTAATGAGGATGCAAACCCTCAGCCTAGCACCTTGGAGCTGGGCTCTCCTCTGGCTCCAGCGGGCCCTAGCACCTGCTCTCCAGACAGTTTCTGTTGCTCTCCTGATTCTTGCTCTGGAATATCTTCTCCACCTGGACCTGACCTGGACTCGAACTGCAACGCCCTGACCACCTGCCAGGACCTACCTTCCCCAGgcttggaggaagaggaagacagtgGGGAACAGGATCTTGCTACCTCTGAGCTCTCAGAGACCGAAGATGGGAGAATCGACGCAGGGAAAGCAGAGCCCAGTTGGAAAATTAACCCCATTTGGAAAATTGACACAGAGAAAACTGAAGCTGGGTGGAAAACCATCGAGGACAGTGACTCTGGTCGGAAAACAGACGAAAATACAAACTCGAGCTTAAAAACGGAATCTGGGAAATTGGCTTCTTGTTTGAACACCAATTCTGGTTCGAAAATAGATGCAGGGAAAACTGATGGGGGATGGAGAGGTGACGTCAGCCAGGAGCCGGTGCCCCATCGGACAATCACGTCCTTCCATGAGCTGGCCCAGAAGCGCAAGCGGGGTCCAGGGCTGCCCCTTGTGCCGCAGGCCAAGAAAGATCGCAGCGACTGGCTCATAGTCTTCTCGCCCGACACTGAGCTCCCGCCGACTGGGTCCTTGGGAGGTTCTTTGGCACCTCCCCGAGAAGTCACCACCTTCAAGGAACTCCGGTCGAGAAGCCGAGCCCAGCCTCCGCCAGTCCCGCCCCGGGACCCCCCGGCTGGGTGGGCTTTGGTCCCGCCTCGACCGCCTCCCCCACCCGTCCCTCCGCGGAGGAAGAAAAATCGACTTGGGCTGCAGCCTATTGCAGAGGGGCTGTCGGAGGAGGGCAGGGCGGCCAGCCCCCGGGCTGGTGAGGAGGCATCCGCCTCGCAGGAGCCGGAGGAACCGCGCGCGCACGCCGTGG TGCGCAGTTCCTGGTCGTTTGCCGGTGTTCCCGGGGCTCAGCGGCTGTGGATGGCAGAAGCCCAGAGTGGGACTGGCCAGCTGCAGGAGCAGAAGAAAG GTCTCCTGATAGCTGTCAGCGCTTCAGTGGACAAAATCATCTCGCATTTTGGGGCTGCTAGGAACTTGGTTCAGAAG GCTCAATTGGGGGATAGCCGACTGAGCCCAGATGTGGGGCATCTGGTATTGACCACCCTCTGCCCGGCCCTCCATGCTTTGGTGGCTGATGGGCTGAAGCCATTCCGGAAGGACCTCATCACTGGACAgcggaggagcagcccttggagTGTGGTGGAGGCATCTGTGAAACCAG GTTCCTGCACACATTCGATGGGATCTCTGTACAGCCAGGTCAGCCGACTGGCCCCTCTGAGTAGCAGCCGCAGCCGCTTCCACGCCTTCATCCTGGGCCTCCTCAA caCCAAACAGTTGGAACTGTGGTTTTCCAGCCTCCAGGAGGATGCAG GCCTACTGTCCCTCTTGTATCTGCCCACCGGATTCTTCTCCCTGGCTCGTGGTAGCTGTCCATCCCTGGCTACagagctgctgcttctgctgcagcCACTGTCGGTGCTCACCTTCCACCTGGACCTGCTCTttgagcaccaccaccacctacccGTGGGCCTGCAGCAGGCTCCTGCCCCTTCATGCCCCCCTCCCGCCCTCCAGCAGACTATGCAGGCTGTGCTGCACTGGGGGGAACGTTTGGCTCAGAGTCTCCGAGGGACTTCAGGGGAGAGCACTACAGACTCTTCAACCCCTTCAGCACGCCCTCCAGCAGGCAGTTGGTGGGATCAGCTGACCCAGGCTTCTCGGGTCTATGCCTCTGGAGGCACTGAGGGCTTCCCTCTTCTCCGGTGGGGACCCAGGCGTCATGGAACTACAGCTGAGGCGGCACAGGAGGCACCTCCGCCCACGGAACAAACCACACCAGGCAGAAGCGTGTGGTTGGGGCGGCTATTTGGTGTGCCTGGGTGCCCCTCAGAAACTGAGAGTGGCGCCTTCAAGTCTAG GAGACCATCCAGCTGGTTGCCCCCAACAGTAAGTGTGCTGGCTCTGGTGAAGAGGGGGACACCTCCTGAGACTCCTCCTGAGGCGCTTGTGAGCTCACCAGGCAGCGTGGTGCAGGCTGACAG GGCAGTCCGGGCTCTCTGTGACCACACTGCTGCAGGACCTGACCAATTGAGCTTCCAGCGTGGGGAATTGCTTCGAGTCATTGCCACAGTGGATGAAGACTGGCTTCGCTGTGGGCGGGATGGTGTGGAGGGACTGGTGCCCGTGGGATACACTTCCCTTG
- the Fdps gene encoding farnesyl pyrophosphate synthase isoform 1 precursor (isoform 1 precursor is encoded by transcript variant 1) gives MPLSCWLRSLGVFLLPAPCWAPRERWLGFLQRPSLAYGCPVLGAWHSARWWCQVWTEEPRAFSSSVRMNGNQKLDAYNQEKQNFIQHFSQIVKVLTEKELGHPEIGDAIARLKEVLEYNALGGKYNRGLTVVQAFQELVEPKKQDAESLQRALTVGWCVELLQAFFLVSDDIMDSSLTRRGQICWYQKPGIGLDAINDALLLEASIYRLLKFYCREQPYYLNLLELFLQSSYQTEIGQTLDLMTAPQGHVDLGRYTEKRYKSIVKYKTAFYSFYLPIAAAMYMAGIDGEKEHANALKILMEMGEFFQVQDDYLDLFGDPSVTGKVGTDIQDNKCSWLVVQCLLRASPQQRQILEENYGQKDPEKVARVKALYEALDLQSAFFKYEEDSYNRLKSLIEQCSAPLPPSIFMELANKIYKRRK, from the exons ATGCCCCTGTCCTGCTGGCTGAGATCTCTGGGGGTCTTCCTGCTGCCAGCCCCCTGCTGGGCACCCCGGGAGAGGTGGCTTGGTTTCCTACAACGACCCTCCCTGGCATATGGGTGTCCAGTCCTGGGGGCCTGGCACAGTGCCCGCTGGTGGTGCCAAGTGTGGACAGAGGAGCCTCG agcaTTTAGCTCCTCTGTCAGAATGAATGGGAACCAGAAATTGGATGCTTATAACCAAGAAAAGCAGAATTTCATCCAGCACTTCTCCCAGATCGTCAAGGTGCTGACTGAGAAGGAGCTGGGACACCCAGAGATAGGGGATGCTATTGCCCGGCTCAAGGAG GTCCTAGAGTACAATGCCTTAGGAGGCAAGTACAACCGGGGTTTGACCGTGGTACAAGCCTTCCAGGAGCTGGTGGAGCCGAAGAAACAGGATGCTGAGAGTCTTCAGCGGGCCCTGACAGTGGGCTGGTGTGTAGAACTG CTCCAGGCTTTCTTCCTTGTGTCAGATGACATCATGGACTCTTCCCTCACTCGCCGGGGACAGATCTGCTGGTATCAGAAG CCAGGCATAGGCTTGGATGCCATCAACGACGCTCTGCTTCTGGAAGCCTCCATCTATCGTTTGCTGAAGTTCTACTGCAGGGAGCAGCCCTACTACCTGAACCTGCTGGAGCTCTTTCTGCAG AGTTCCTATCAGACAGAGATCGGGCAGACTCTAGACCTCATGACAGCACCCCAGGGCCATGTGGATCTTGGTAGATACACTGAAAAGAG GTACAAATCGATTGTCAAGTACAAGACGGCTTTCTACTCTTTCTACCTGCCTATTGCGGCCGCCATGTACATG GCAGGCATTGATGGGGAGAAGGAACACGCCAATGCCCTGAAGATCCTGATGGAGATGGGCGAGTTCTTCCAGGTCCAG GACGACTACCTTGATCTCTTTGGAGACCCCAGTGTGACGGGAAAGGTCGGCACTGACATCCAGGACAACAAATGCAGCtggctggtggttcagtgtctgctACGAGCCTCTCCTCAACAGCGCCAGATCTTAGAG GAGAATTATGGGCAGAAGGACCCAGAAAAAGTGGCTCGGGTGAAAGCACTGTATGAGGCGCTGGATCTGCAGTCTGCTTTCTTCAAGTATGAGGAAGACAGTTACAACCGCCTCAAGAGTCTCATAGAGCAGTGCTCTGCGCCCCTGCCCCCATCCATCTTCATGGAACTTGCAAACAAGATCTACAAACGGAGAAAGTGA
- the Fdps gene encoding farnesyl pyrophosphate synthase isoform 2 (isoform 2 is encoded by transcript variant 2) produces MNGNQKLDAYNQEKQNFIQHFSQIVKVLTEKELGHPEIGDAIARLKEVLEYNALGGKYNRGLTVVQAFQELVEPKKQDAESLQRALTVGWCVELLQAFFLVSDDIMDSSLTRRGQICWYQKPGIGLDAINDALLLEASIYRLLKFYCREQPYYLNLLELFLQSSYQTEIGQTLDLMTAPQGHVDLGRYTEKRYKSIVKYKTAFYSFYLPIAAAMYMAGIDGEKEHANALKILMEMGEFFQVQDDYLDLFGDPSVTGKVGTDIQDNKCSWLVVQCLLRASPQQRQILEENYGQKDPEKVARVKALYEALDLQSAFFKYEEDSYNRLKSLIEQCSAPLPPSIFMELANKIYKRRK; encoded by the exons ATGAATGGGAACCAGAAATTGGATGCTTATAACCAAGAAAAGCAGAATTTCATCCAGCACTTCTCCCAGATCGTCAAGGTGCTGACTGAGAAGGAGCTGGGACACCCAGAGATAGGGGATGCTATTGCCCGGCTCAAGGAG GTCCTAGAGTACAATGCCTTAGGAGGCAAGTACAACCGGGGTTTGACCGTGGTACAAGCCTTCCAGGAGCTGGTGGAGCCGAAGAAACAGGATGCTGAGAGTCTTCAGCGGGCCCTGACAGTGGGCTGGTGTGTAGAACTG CTCCAGGCTTTCTTCCTTGTGTCAGATGACATCATGGACTCTTCCCTCACTCGCCGGGGACAGATCTGCTGGTATCAGAAG CCAGGCATAGGCTTGGATGCCATCAACGACGCTCTGCTTCTGGAAGCCTCCATCTATCGTTTGCTGAAGTTCTACTGCAGGGAGCAGCCCTACTACCTGAACCTGCTGGAGCTCTTTCTGCAG AGTTCCTATCAGACAGAGATCGGGCAGACTCTAGACCTCATGACAGCACCCCAGGGCCATGTGGATCTTGGTAGATACACTGAAAAGAG GTACAAATCGATTGTCAAGTACAAGACGGCTTTCTACTCTTTCTACCTGCCTATTGCGGCCGCCATGTACATG GCAGGCATTGATGGGGAGAAGGAACACGCCAATGCCCTGAAGATCCTGATGGAGATGGGCGAGTTCTTCCAGGTCCAG GACGACTACCTTGATCTCTTTGGAGACCCCAGTGTGACGGGAAAGGTCGGCACTGACATCCAGGACAACAAATGCAGCtggctggtggttcagtgtctgctACGAGCCTCTCCTCAACAGCGCCAGATCTTAGAG GAGAATTATGGGCAGAAGGACCCAGAAAAAGTGGCTCGGGTGAAAGCACTGTATGAGGCGCTGGATCTGCAGTCTGCTTTCTTCAAGTATGAGGAAGACAGTTACAACCGCCTCAAGAGTCTCATAGAGCAGTGCTCTGCGCCCCTGCCCCCATCCATCTTCATGGAACTTGCAAACAAGATCTACAAACGGAGAAAGTGA